A genomic window from Aricia agestis chromosome 8, ilAriAges1.1, whole genome shotgun sequence includes:
- the LOC121729660 gene encoding myotubularin-related protein 2, translated as MDKHNSSELLNSDFSLSKNASSDSLDSDSKSSSLNSKHGQDSTHVLGDIQLLDGEKVMGVAKDVTYLCPYSGPSRGFLKVTNYQLHFRPTDPTTLQTTLSVPLGVVSRIEKVGGASSKGENSYGIEIFCKDMRNLRFAHKQENHSRRGIFEKLQQLAFPLSHRIPLFAFSNSESFPEDGWHVYEPIAELRRMGVNNDMWRITRINDKYEICDSYPSVWAVPAAANDDLLRSVAAFRSRGRIPVLSWIHPSSQATITRCSQPLVGVSGKRSREDERYIQLIMDANAQAHKLFIMDARPSANAIANKAKGGGYESEDAYQNAELVFLDIHNIHVMRESLRKLKELCFPQIDQTRWFSGIEASCWLKHIKCILAGAVRIVDKVENHKTSVLVHCSDGWDRTAQLTALAMLMLDPYYRTLKGFQVLIEKEWLSFGHKFQLRIGHGDERHSDADRSPVFVQWVDCVWQLQQQFPTAFEFTERLLITIIDHLYSCRFGTFLFNTERERVKEEVKAKTVSLWSYINSRQNLYLNPLYWAPGAGSPSRPQTVLVPVASLRIIKLWKALYCRWNPTMRHQDPIYQRTRELVALRAQLEAAAAAATSEHARQRLALTPPRVASPHHV; from the exons ATGGATAAACATAATAGTTCTGAATTGTTAAATTCAGATTTTTCGTTATCAAAAAACGCTAGCTCGGACTCACTAGATTCTGATTCGAAGTCTAGTTCATTGAATTCAAAACACGGACAAGATTCC ACTCATGTTTTGGGGGATATACAGCTATTGGACGGAGAGAAGGTGATGGGTGTTGCAAAGGATGTAACATACTTGTGCCCATACAGTGGTCCTTCTCGTGGTTTTCTTAAAGTGACCAACTATCAGCTGCACTTCAGACCTACAGACCCTACGACGTTGCAGACCACACTCAGTGTACCACTTGGAGTT GTGTCTCGTATTGAGAAAGTGGGTGGAGCTTCATCAAAAGGTGAAAATTCCTATGGTATAGAAATATTTTGTAAG GACATGCGTAACCTGCGATTTGCGCACAAACAAGAGAATCATTCTAGACGTGGAATTTTTGAGAAGTTGCAGCAGTTGGCGTTTCCCCTGTCGCACAGAATCCCACTGTTTGCATTCAGCAATTCCGAGAGTTTTCCTGAAGATGGATGGCATGTGTATGAGCCTATAGCAGAGCTGAGAAGAATG gGAGTCAACAACGACATGTGGAGAATAACTCGTATAAACGACAAGTATGAAATCTGTGACAGTTATCCCTCGGTATGGGCTGTGCCGGCCGCTGCTAACGACGACCTACTACGGTCAGTGGCAGCATTCCGCTCGCGAGGTCGTATACCTGTGCTCTCGTGGATCCATCCCAGCTCGCAAGCCACTATAACCAGATGTAGTCAACCTTTGGTTGGG GTGAGTGGAAAACGCAGTCGAGAGGATGAGAGGTACATACAACTCATCATGGATGCAAATGCCCAGGCGCACAAGTTGTTTATTATGGATGCCAGACCGAGTGCCAACGCTATTGCCAATAAAGCCAAAGGTGGAGG ttACGAATCTGAAGATGCATACCAGAATGCCGAGTTAGTGTTTTTGGATATCCACAACATACATGTCATGAGAGAGAGTTTACGAAAGCTGAAAGAACTATGCTTTCCACAAATTGATCAAACCAG ATGGTTCAGTGGCATTGAAGCAAGCTGTTGGCTAAAACACATCAAATGCATTTTGGCTGGCGCTGTACGCATTGTAGATAAG GTGGAAAACCATAAGACCTCAGTCCTAGTGCACTGCTCGGACGGCTGGGACCGAACCGCGCAGTTGACGGCGCTAGCTATGCTCATGTTGGATCCCTACTACCGCACCCTCAAGGGTTTCCAAGTGTTAATTGAGAAGGAGTGGCTGTCTTTCGGACACAAATTCCAACTG CGTATAGGTCACGGCGACGAGCGTCACTCTGATGCAGACCGGTCGCCCGTCTTCGTGCAATGGGTGGACTGCGTGTGGCAACTGCAGCAGCAGTTCCCAACGGCATTCGAGTTCACCGAGCGCCTGCTGATTACAATCATAGATCATCTGTACTCCTGCCGCTTCGGCACTTTCCTGTTTAATACGGAGCGCGAGAGGGTTAAGGAGG AGGTAAAAGCCAAGACTGTATCCCTGTGGTCTTACATCAACAGCCGTCAGAACTTGTACCTGAACCCGTTATACTGGGCGCCCGGAGCCGGCTCGCCGTCGCGGCCGCAGACCGTGTTGGTACCTGTTGCGTCACTGCGCATTATCAAGCTGTGGAAGGCGCTGTACTGCAGGTGGAACCCGACTATGAGACATCAG GACCCGATATATCAGCGTACGCGTGAGCTAGTCGCTCTGCGGGCGCAGCTggaggcggcggcggcggcagcgaCGAGCGAGCACGCGCGACAGCGGCTCGCGCTCACCCCCCCGCGCGTCGCCTCCCCGCACCACGTGTGA